In Verrucomicrobiota bacterium, a single genomic region encodes these proteins:
- the dcd gene encoding dCTP deaminase gives MSVCSDRWIRKKSLEQGMIEPFIDGQIRASEDGGRVISYGLSSYGYDLRVADEFKVFTNVFSAMVDPKEFDEKSFVDLKTDVCVVPPNSFALARSVEYFRIPREVLTICVGKSTYARCGIIVNVTPFEPEWEGHVTLEISNTTPLPAKIYANEGLAQVVFFEATEPCETSYADRAGKYMKQRGITVPRM, from the coding sequence ATGTCTGTCTGCTCTGATCGCTGGATTCGCAAAAAGTCGCTGGAACAAGGAATGATCGAACCGTTCATCGATGGTCAGATTCGTGCCTCCGAAGATGGGGGGCGCGTAATCAGCTATGGTCTCTCAAGCTATGGTTACGACCTCCGTGTCGCGGATGAGTTCAAGGTCTTCACCAATGTCTTCAGCGCCATGGTCGATCCGAAGGAATTTGATGAGAAATCCTTTGTCGATTTGAAGACCGATGTCTGTGTGGTTCCGCCCAATTCCTTTGCTCTCGCACGTAGTGTGGAATACTTCCGCATTCCACGTGAGGTCCTGACGATTTGCGTGGGCAAGTCCACCTACGCCCGGTGCGGCATCATTGTGAACGTCACTCCCTTCGAACCTGAATGGGAGGGGCATGTGACCTTGGAGATCTCCAACACAACCCCGCTACCGGCTAAAATCTATGCCAACGAGGGTTTGGCTCAGGTCGTCTTCTTCGAGGCGACAGAACCATGTGAGACGAGCTATGCCGATCGCGCCGGCAAGTACATGAAGCAGCGAGGCATCACGGTGCCAAGGATGTGA
- a CDS encoding bifunctional nuclease family protein — protein MSPKEVVQIDIKAVIPTTSGSAVFLGNDQKVFVIYVDPLVGNAISMMIRETKNERPLTHDLMGMMLAGFGAKVERVIINDLKGATYYGRMIVTAENELQQRKVLELDARPSDCLAMAAQQKAPIYATGEVWNEVEDMSEVLRKMMEEEKDEG, from the coding sequence ATGAGCCCTAAAGAGGTCGTCCAGATTGATATCAAGGCAGTCATTCCTACGACCAGCGGGAGCGCTGTGTTTCTAGGCAACGATCAGAAGGTATTCGTCATCTATGTCGATCCCTTGGTAGGCAACGCCATCAGCATGATGATCCGGGAAACAAAGAACGAACGCCCCCTCACCCATGATCTGATGGGAATGATGCTTGCGGGCTTCGGTGCGAAAGTGGAGAGAGTGATCATCAATGATCTCAAGGGGGCTACCTACTACGGACGGATGATCGTGACCGCCGAGAATGAACTTCAGCAGCGCAAGGTGCTGGAGTTGGATGCTCGCCCAAGCGACTGCCTTGCGATGGCCGCTCAGCAGAAAGCTCCCATCTATGCCACTGGCGAAGTCTGGAATGAAGTGGAAGACATGTCCGAAGTCCTCAGGAAGATGATGGAGGAAGAGAAGGATGAAGGTTGA
- a CDS encoding nucleoside recognition protein, giving the protein MLNYLWLGLILCGVVLGVLTGKTEAVTAATFDAAKASLMTIALPLGAVMALWLGIMRLAEKSGAVERLSSFLKPLLTRLFPDVPADHPAMGAMVMNIAANMLGLGNAATPLGLRAMQGLESLNPRPGTATNAMCTFLAINTSSVQLIPATAVGLLAAAGSIHPTAIIGTALVASTCSFVTGIVSVKLLQRLPMFAIPPMPPVMASDASEASLPSPVEPLTEFPLWKKILLGGYMALFVITIGRLALSGVEGQHSLAIAIIQSISLVAIPFLIGFFPLYAALRGVAVYEEFIEGAKEGIQVALRIFPYLVAILVAVGIFRAAGGIDILTRLLSPVLDLIGLPPQVLPLVLVRPMSGSAATGLFAEIVKACGPDSYAAHLAGTILGGTETTLYVLAVYFGSVAIRKGRHALAAGLLADAAGVAASLVICRLVFR; this is encoded by the coding sequence ATGCTGAATTATCTCTGGCTGGGCCTGATTCTCTGCGGCGTGGTCTTGGGTGTCTTGACCGGCAAAACTGAGGCCGTGACAGCCGCCACGTTCGATGCAGCCAAGGCATCACTGATGACCATCGCTCTCCCCCTTGGGGCTGTTATGGCTCTCTGGCTGGGCATCATGAGGCTTGCCGAGAAATCGGGTGCCGTGGAACGACTCTCGTCATTCCTCAAACCGCTACTCACCCGTCTCTTCCCCGACGTCCCGGCAGATCATCCTGCCATGGGGGCCATGGTGATGAATATTGCCGCCAATATGCTGGGACTCGGTAATGCCGCCACCCCTCTCGGTCTGCGCGCCATGCAGGGACTCGAATCACTGAATCCCCGCCCGGGTACTGCCACGAATGCCATGTGCACCTTCCTGGCCATCAATACGAGTTCCGTCCAGCTCATACCCGCAACCGCCGTGGGGCTTCTGGCTGCCGCCGGATCGATCCACCCGACCGCCATCATCGGGACGGCTCTTGTCGCCTCGACCTGCTCCTTCGTGACGGGCATCGTCTCGGTAAAACTGTTGCAACGACTCCCCATGTTTGCCATTCCTCCGATGCCTCCCGTCATGGCGAGTGATGCCAGTGAGGCATCCCTCCCATCTCCTGTGGAACCTCTCACGGAATTTCCGCTTTGGAAGAAGATCCTGCTTGGTGGCTACATGGCCCTCTTTGTCATCACGATCGGTCGCTTGGCTTTGTCAGGAGTCGAGGGACAGCACTCCTTGGCGATTGCCATCATCCAGAGCATCTCTCTCGTGGCGATTCCCTTCCTGATCGGATTCTTCCCCCTCTACGCAGCCCTGCGGGGAGTGGCCGTCTACGAAGAGTTCATCGAGGGTGCCAAGGAGGGCATTCAGGTCGCCCTGCGCATCTTCCCCTACCTCGTGGCGATCCTTGTCGCTGTCGGGATCTTTCGGGCTGCTGGGGGGATCGATATCCTGACCCGTCTTCTTTCTCCCGTTCTGGATCTGATTGGCTTACCTCCTCAAGTATTGCCACTAGTCCTTGTCCGGCCAATGAGCGGAAGTGCCGCCACAGGGCTCTTTGCCGAGATCGTCAAGGCCTGCGGACCTGACAGCTACGCAGCCCATCTAGCAGGAACGATCCTCGGGGGCACAGAGACCACACTTTATGTGCTGGCCGTCTACTTCGGCTCCGTAGCGATCCGCAAGGGACGCCATGCCCTGGCCGCTGGTCTACTTGCTGACGCTGCTGGCGTCGCGGCATCGCTGGTGATCTGCCGATTGGTCTTCAGGTAA
- a CDS encoding MFS transporter, whose translation MHRPPTPPLKPIAVIAGMAGNMMEWYDFALYGVMAPTLGKLFFPQSNHLISILSVFGVFAAGYIMRLGGGAFFGHIADHYGRRIALLISATLMAITTSLVGFLPTYAIIGIGAPLLLVVLRLIQGLSTGGEFITSITYLVENAPPQRRGLIGTLAGSSACVGLLLGSAAATILFSIFSHEQVINWAWRIPFLASIPLGLSIAVLRTSLPQEEKPDQHVGSRHRRSSVLHVLIEHPWAMIRGALGGWAFQTGFYTIAIFMSSYLVTGKIFLESTALGLQSACLGAALFMAPLAGYLSDRFGRKPIAIISLIGILLGAYPLLHLVNMGNNAVALAAMVIFMLFVTLGSATYQVWLAEIFPRTLRATGLGISYNVSAGILGGTTPLICVSLIAITHNRMVPALFLIVASAVSLLMVLGTRETGKKPLK comes from the coding sequence ATGCATCGTCCCCCGACACCTCCCCTGAAGCCGATCGCAGTCATAGCCGGAATGGCTGGCAATATGATGGAGTGGTATGATTTCGCCCTCTACGGAGTCATGGCCCCGACGCTTGGAAAACTCTTTTTTCCTCAGAGTAATCACCTCATATCCATTCTATCGGTTTTCGGCGTCTTTGCCGCTGGTTATATCATGCGGCTCGGCGGAGGAGCTTTCTTTGGACATATCGCCGACCATTACGGTAGGCGCATTGCTCTGCTTATCTCAGCAACCCTCATGGCCATCACGACTTCACTTGTTGGCTTCCTGCCGACCTATGCCATTATTGGAATAGGTGCCCCGCTTCTGCTTGTGGTTCTGCGTCTTATCCAAGGACTCTCCACGGGTGGGGAATTCATCACCTCTATCACTTATCTAGTTGAGAACGCGCCCCCTCAAAGAAGAGGTCTTATAGGAACCCTGGCGGGATCTTCGGCATGCGTGGGACTTCTACTCGGTTCCGCTGCGGCCACCATCCTTTTTTCGATCTTCAGTCATGAGCAGGTTATCAACTGGGCTTGGCGCATTCCTTTTCTGGCATCCATCCCACTTGGACTCTCGATTGCTGTCCTTCGCACAAGCCTGCCACAGGAAGAGAAGCCGGATCAGCATGTGGGATCGCGACACAGGCGATCCAGTGTCCTCCATGTTCTTATCGAGCATCCCTGGGCCATGATCAGAGGTGCTCTCGGGGGATGGGCCTTCCAGACAGGTTTCTACACCATTGCTATTTTCATGTCCTCGTATCTTGTCACCGGAAAGATTTTTTTGGAGTCCACGGCGCTGGGACTTCAATCTGCCTGCCTCGGGGCGGCTCTTTTCATGGCTCCTCTAGCGGGCTATCTTTCCGACCGTTTTGGACGCAAACCGATCGCTATCATCTCATTGATCGGGATACTTCTCGGGGCGTACCCCCTGCTTCACCTTGTGAATATGGGCAATAATGCCGTCGCGCTAGCCGCCATGGTGATCTTTATGCTTTTCGTCACCTTGGGATCAGCTACCTACCAGGTATGGCTTGCCGAAATCTTTCCAAGGACACTTCGGGCTACAGGATTGGGAATTTCCTACAATGTCTCGGCAGGCATTCTCGGGGGAACCACCCCCCTGATCTGCGTCTCGCTTATTGCGATCACTCACAACCGAATGGTTCCGGCGCTTTTCCTTATCGTCGCCTCAGCGGTTAGCCTTCTGATGGTTCTCGGGACTAGAGAGACAGGGAAAAAGCCGTTGAAATAG
- a CDS encoding gamma carbonic anhydrase family protein: MNTHPADDPRTDLSHPEHLDYFKKIVTEHLDLRPLVHSDAYVAPGAFLAGAVRLGARASVWPSASLRGDIAPIEIGEESNVQDNAVIHVATGLGVSVGRRVTIGHGAIVHACTIGDESLIGMGAIILDGAIIGERCLIGAHATVLMNTVIPSGSMVVGSPARIVRTLSSEEQQGLGSWADHYLIVSAEYKRRGIVHPDFSARSTDDQ; the protein is encoded by the coding sequence ATGAACACTCATCCCGCAGACGACCCTAGGACCGACCTTTCTCATCCGGAACACCTTGACTACTTCAAAAAGATCGTGACCGAGCACCTGGACCTCAGGCCCCTGGTCCATTCCGATGCCTATGTTGCACCTGGTGCATTCCTTGCCGGAGCGGTGCGGTTGGGCGCTCGGGCCAGCGTCTGGCCCTCTGCCTCGCTACGTGGAGACATCGCCCCGATCGAGATCGGCGAAGAGAGCAACGTGCAGGACAATGCCGTGATCCATGTTGCCACGGGGCTTGGCGTCTCAGTGGGGCGACGAGTCACTATCGGGCATGGTGCTATCGTCCATGCCTGCACGATTGGTGACGAGTCACTGATCGGCATGGGAGCGATCATCCTGGACGGTGCTATCATTGGCGAAAGGTGCCTCATCGGCGCCCATGCCACAGTACTCATGAATACCGTTATCCCGTCTGGATCCATGGTGGTGGGATCGCCTGCCAGGATCGTTCGTACACTGAGTAGCGAGGAACAGCAGGGCCTAGGCTCCTGGGCGGATCATTATTTAATCGTTTCCGCAGAATACAAACGCCGAGGAATCGTCCACCCCGACTTTTCAGCCAGAAGCACGGACGATCAATAA
- a CDS encoding 1-acyl-sn-glycerol-3-phosphate acyltransferase, whose translation MIALACFLRSGKLGETAAGSAWMQWMSSRFLAVLHCHVTVSGEIPLGGLIACNHLGYVDILVLGSVCSAIFVAKSDVLDWPVFGWLASRADTIY comes from the coding sequence ATGATCGCCCTGGCTTGCTTCCTGCGCTCAGGAAAGCTTGGAGAGACTGCTGCGGGGAGTGCCTGGATGCAGTGGATGAGTAGCCGCTTCCTCGCAGTGCTGCATTGCCATGTCACGGTTTCGGGAGAGATTCCCTTGGGAGGACTGATCGCCTGCAACCATCTGGGGTATGTCGATATCCTGGTGCTCGGCTCCGTTTGCTCGGCCATCTTCGTGGCCAAGAGCGATGTTCTTGATTGGCCTGTCTTCGGATGGCTGGCTTCGCGGGCCGACACCATCTATTGA
- the lepB gene encoding signal peptidase I, producing MGFFTPRFIKEARILSEGASKTLHHHRDLLGEGQIASLQELISSLNHAIRGKKEQEIDQTTRMLETGFASVIPARPHPVWAENIEAIVVAIALAVGFQAYFLKPFKIPTGSMQPTLYGMLGHPSEDSLPGPIIRAMDFIRLGRTHLDLKAAVKEEVLGLNEHTKLNFFTFTEVVTTEGKFSIFAPRDVVARDFGVRPGRVYELGETIVHGYVQAGDQVFVDRMTYQFRNPSRSDVFVFKTTGIRRIEMNLDPALGSQFYIKRLAGVPGDTLRIDAPKLFLNGSLATQTPFQRVMSCENGYRGYSNPSAAQYLTTPEETFTVPSNAFFAMGDNSYNSSDSRYWGIVPERNVIGRGYFVYWPFSERWGFIR from the coding sequence ATGGGATTCTTCACCCCCCGATTCATCAAGGAAGCCCGTATCCTCTCCGAGGGGGCCTCCAAGACCCTTCACCACCATCGTGACCTGCTGGGAGAGGGACAGATCGCCAGCCTTCAGGAACTCATTTCCTCACTGAATCACGCGATCCGCGGAAAGAAAGAGCAGGAGATCGATCAAACAACCCGAATGCTGGAAACCGGTTTTGCCTCCGTCATTCCTGCCAGACCCCACCCCGTCTGGGCGGAGAACATCGAGGCCATCGTGGTCGCCATCGCCCTGGCCGTTGGATTCCAAGCCTACTTTCTGAAGCCATTCAAGATCCCTACCGGATCAATGCAGCCGACTCTCTACGGGATGCTGGGACATCCTTCGGAAGATTCCCTTCCGGGACCGATCATCCGTGCCATGGATTTCATCCGCCTCGGGCGCACCCACCTTGACCTCAAGGCCGCAGTAAAAGAGGAAGTCCTGGGACTTAACGAGCACACCAAGCTCAACTTCTTCACCTTCACAGAAGTAGTCACCACGGAGGGAAAGTTCTCGATCTTTGCACCTCGCGATGTCGTGGCGCGGGATTTCGGAGTGAGACCAGGCAGAGTCTATGAGCTAGGGGAAACGATCGTCCACGGCTATGTCCAGGCGGGCGACCAGGTCTTTGTCGACCGCATGACCTACCAGTTCAGGAACCCATCGCGTTCAGATGTCTTTGTCTTCAAGACCACGGGAATCCGCCGCATCGAGATGAATCTCGACCCTGCCCTGGGTTCCCAGTTCTACATCAAGCGACTCGCCGGCGTCCCGGGAGACACCCTGCGAATAGATGCCCCAAAGCTCTTCCTGAACGGTTCACTCGCCACACAAACTCCCTTCCAACGCGTCATGAGCTGCGAGAACGGCTATCGGGGATACTCCAATCCCAGCGCCGCGCAATACCTGACGACACCGGAGGAGACCTTCACGGTGCCCTCCAACGCATTCTTCGCCATGGGCGATAACAGCTACAACTCCAGCGACAGCCGCTACTGGGGCATCGTTCCGGAGCGGAACGTCATCGGTCGCGGCTACTTCGTCTACTGGCCCTTCTCCGAGCGGTGGGGCTTCATTCGGTGA
- the nuoF gene encoding NADH-quinone oxidoreductase subunit NuoF, protein MKSLLLPPHPKERRIVFKNAWTQGYTPDIDCYVKNGGYEELKKALGMKPEEIIDEVKKANLRGRGGAGFPCGVKWGFIKRDDGKPHYITCNADESEPGTFKDRYILHNDPHQLIEGMAIAAFALNVNLAYIYIRCEFPKAAGIVTKAIEEARAKGFLGKNIMGSGFDIDMYVHQGAGAYICGEETSLIESLEGKRPYPRIKPPYFPAVLGLYMSPTIVNNVETFCHVKQIFKIGSGEYAKMGTAGDGGTRVMCVSGDVMRPGPYEIPAGGVTLGELINDVCGGMKPGRKLKAIIPGGSSSKILRAGETFKMKEKGPDGEMIEKEVPLLDLVMDAASLAAAGTMIGSGGVIVMDDSRNMLWALNNLNTFYAHESCGQCTPCREGVLWIDKMTTRMVNGEGISQDPATLKNVADNIAGRTVCAFGEAASWPVQSFLQKFPEEFEIAAK, encoded by the coding sequence ATGAAATCACTTCTTCTTCCTCCACATCCCAAAGAGCGCCGCATTGTCTTCAAGAACGCCTGGACCCAGGGCTATACCCCTGACATCGACTGCTACGTGAAGAACGGGGGCTATGAAGAACTGAAGAAGGCTCTCGGTATGAAGCCGGAGGAGATCATTGATGAGGTCAAGAAGGCGAACCTGCGTGGTCGCGGCGGTGCGGGATTCCCATGCGGTGTGAAGTGGGGTTTCATCAAGCGTGACGACGGTAAGCCTCACTACATTACCTGCAATGCTGACGAGTCGGAGCCCGGTACCTTCAAGGATCGGTATATTCTACATAACGACCCCCATCAGTTGATCGAGGGAATGGCGATCGCTGCCTTCGCTCTGAATGTCAATCTTGCCTATATCTACATCCGTTGCGAGTTCCCGAAGGCTGCTGGGATTGTTACTAAGGCTATCGAAGAAGCCCGTGCCAAGGGATTCCTTGGAAAAAACATCATGGGTAGCGGCTTCGACATCGATATGTATGTTCACCAGGGAGCCGGTGCCTATATTTGCGGTGAGGAGACCAGCCTGATCGAGTCGTTGGAGGGTAAGCGTCCTTATCCCCGCATCAAGCCTCCCTACTTCCCCGCGGTCCTCGGTCTCTACATGTCTCCGACTATCGTCAACAATGTGGAGACATTCTGCCACGTGAAGCAGATCTTCAAGATCGGCAGCGGCGAGTACGCAAAGATGGGCACTGCCGGAGACGGTGGTACCCGAGTGATGTGTGTCTCGGGTGATGTCATGCGTCCCGGTCCTTACGAGATTCCTGCCGGCGGAGTGACGCTTGGTGAATTGATCAATGATGTCTGCGGCGGCATGAAGCCCGGTCGTAAGCTCAAGGCGATCATTCCCGGTGGCAGTTCCTCCAAGATCCTGCGTGCCGGGGAGACCTTCAAGATGAAGGAGAAGGGCCCGGACGGAGAAATGATTGAGAAAGAAGTTCCCCTTCTCGACCTTGTGATGGATGCGGCCAGCCTTGCCGCAGCCGGCACAATGATCGGAAGCGGCGGAGTAATCGTGATGGATGACTCGCGCAACATGCTCTGGGCTCTTAATAACCTGAATACATTCTACGCCCACGAGAGCTGCGGTCAGTGCACCCCCTGCCGCGAGGGTGTGCTCTGGATCGACAAGATGACTACCCGCATGGTGAACGGAGAGGGGATCTCCCAGGATCCAGCGACTCTCAAGAACGTGGCCGACAATATTGCCGGCCGCACGGTCTGCGCCTTCGGTGAGGCGGCCTCATGGCCTGTCCAGAGCTTTCTCCAGAAGTTCCCCGAGGAGTTCGAGATCGCGGCCAAGTAA
- a CDS encoding DUF423 domain-containing protein: MSRRAALPGLFVAGLTGFLGIGLGAFGAHALKGLLEAHHAREIWNTAVLYQLVHAPVLLLLAREQSVPRIPFLCFAFGILIFSGSLYLLAVTGITWLGAVTPIGGLLLMVGWAWIAWIGLRPESRAS, encoded by the coding sequence ATGTCCCGTCGAGCCGCACTCCCAGGGCTCTTTGTGGCAGGTTTGACTGGTTTTCTGGGGATCGGGCTTGGAGCCTTCGGTGCCCATGCCCTGAAGGGTTTGCTTGAGGCGCATCATGCTCGTGAGATTTGGAATACGGCGGTGCTTTACCAACTCGTTCATGCACCCGTCCTTCTCTTGTTGGCCCGTGAGCAGTCCGTTCCAAGAATCCCATTTCTCTGCTTTGCGTTCGGAATTCTGATTTTCTCGGGAAGTCTCTATCTGCTGGCAGTGACAGGGATTACCTGGCTCGGAGCCGTCACCCCCATCGGGGGACTTCTGCTGATGGTCGGTTGGGCCTGGATTGCATGGATTGGGTTGCGCCCGGAATCCCGAGCCTCCTGA
- a CDS encoding argininosuccinate synthase, with protein sequence MKIVVAYSGGLDTSVILNWIKETYSAEVIAFCADIGQEEELKGLKPKALRTGASKCYVDDLQEEFARDFIFPMMQAGSLYEGEYFLGTSIARPLIAQRMVEIATAEGADAVAHGATGKGNDQVRFELAAAALSPDLQVIAPWREERFRSEFPGRAEMIAYCERHKVPVEASAKKPYSMDRNLLHISYESGILEDPWFDAFAPANRGMFKLSASPEEAPDKSEMVTLDFIQGNCVAVNGKPLDPLAVMKTLNKIGGRHGVGRVDMVENRFVGMKSRGVYETPGGSILHFAHRQMESLTMDREVMHLRDGLIPKYSTLVYNGFWFAPERLALQALITESQQNVTGTVRLRLYKGNIMAAGRKSPVSLYRPDIATMEADPTQAYDQGDATGFIRLNALRLKVASKVAAKVAAGGKKPVSKRTTAKKRK encoded by the coding sequence ATGAAAATCGTTGTCGCCTACTCTGGGGGTCTGGATACCTCCGTCATTCTGAACTGGATCAAAGAGACCTACTCCGCAGAGGTCATCGCTTTTTGCGCGGACATCGGTCAAGAAGAGGAACTGAAGGGGCTGAAGCCGAAGGCGCTCCGCACGGGAGCCTCCAAGTGCTATGTCGATGATCTGCAGGAAGAGTTCGCGCGCGATTTCATCTTCCCCATGATGCAGGCCGGTTCTCTCTACGAGGGTGAGTATTTTCTCGGAACTAGCATTGCCCGTCCACTGATCGCGCAACGCATGGTCGAGATCGCGACTGCCGAGGGTGCCGATGCGGTGGCTCATGGTGCCACAGGAAAGGGGAACGATCAGGTCAGGTTCGAGTTGGCTGCTGCCGCTCTCTCCCCGGATCTCCAGGTGATCGCCCCATGGCGCGAGGAGAGATTCCGCTCCGAATTCCCGGGTCGCGCCGAGATGATCGCCTACTGCGAGCGCCACAAGGTGCCGGTCGAGGCCAGTGCCAAGAAGCCCTACTCGATGGATCGCAATCTGCTCCATATCAGCTATGAGAGCGGAATCCTGGAGGATCCTTGGTTCGACGCTTTTGCCCCTGCAAATAGGGGGATGTTCAAGCTCTCGGCCAGTCCCGAAGAGGCACCTGACAAGTCCGAGATGGTCACGCTCGATTTCATCCAGGGAAACTGCGTGGCCGTGAATGGTAAGCCACTCGATCCGCTGGCCGTCATGAAGACGTTGAACAAGATCGGCGGCCGTCATGGCGTCGGGCGCGTCGACATGGTCGAAAATCGCTTTGTAGGAATGAAGAGCCGCGGTGTCTATGAGACCCCCGGCGGCTCGATCCTGCACTTCGCCCACCGCCAGATGGAGTCCCTCACGATGGACCGTGAGGTGATGCACCTGCGTGATGGCCTGATCCCGAAATACAGCACGCTGGTATATAACGGATTCTGGTTTGCACCCGAGCGTCTGGCACTCCAGGCGCTGATCACGGAATCCCAGCAGAATGTGACCGGCACTGTCCGCCTACGTCTCTACAAGGGGAATATCATGGCCGCTGGCCGTAAGAGCCCGGTCAGCCTCTACCGTCCCGATATCGCCACAATGGAGGCCGACCCGACCCAGGCCTACGATCAGGGTGATGCCACCGGCTTCATCAGACTAAATGCCCTCAGGCTAAAAGTCGCTTCTAAGGTCGCGGCAAAAGTTGCCGCCGGCGGGAAGAAGCCTGTGAGTAAGAGGACGACTGCCAAGAAGCGGAAATAA
- a CDS encoding NAD(P)H-dependent oxidoreductase subunit E codes for MHTHAAPSTGPKQAELIPADLLSKIDEAVTHYPVSKRSASLPLLHLWQNHFGFVDDSGVDWIANRLELQPINILELVTFYPWFRQQAAGKVCIRVCRTLSCALAGSYEVRDAFCKAAGIDPKAPTHGHTPPVSADGKFSVEFVECLASCGSAPVALVNDDLLEDITPEGTAVILSQYN; via the coding sequence ATGCATACTCATGCAGCTCCTTCCACCGGTCCCAAACAGGCTGAATTGATTCCTGCGGACCTCCTTTCCAAGATCGACGAGGCGGTGACTCACTACCCCGTCTCCAAGAGGAGTGCGTCCCTTCCTCTCCTCCATCTCTGGCAAAACCACTTCGGTTTCGTCGATGACAGCGGCGTGGATTGGATCGCGAACCGTCTGGAGCTTCAGCCTATCAATATCCTGGAACTGGTTACCTTCTATCCATGGTTCCGTCAGCAGGCTGCCGGCAAGGTTTGCATCCGCGTCTGCCGCACTCTCTCATGCGCCTTGGCCGGAAGCTACGAGGTCCGGGATGCCTTCTGCAAGGCTGCCGGAATCGATCCTAAGGCCCCAACGCACGGGCACACTCCTCCTGTCAGCGCGGATGGAAAATTCAGTGTCGAGTTCGTGGAGTGTCTCGCGAGCTGCGGTTCGGCTCCCGTGGCCCTAGTCAATGATGATCTCCTCGAGGACATTACCCCGGAAGGCACCGCCGTTATCCTGAGCCAGTACAACTGA
- a CDS encoding secondary thiamine-phosphate synthase enzyme YjbQ, with product MIALTESFIIPTRGKGTYEITDQVATLLARSGIKTGLATVLVHHTSASLVIYENADPTARADLHRFFEDLVPEDHPNLIHTAEGADDSTSHLRMALTRTSESIPIAAGSLQLGTWQGIYLFEHRSAPHRRTIVVSLIGI from the coding sequence ATGATCGCGCTCACCGAGAGTTTTATTATCCCTACTCGAGGGAAGGGGACCTATGAGATCACAGACCAAGTCGCAACCTTGCTTGCCCGCAGCGGAATCAAAACGGGACTCGCCACCGTCTTGGTCCATCATACCAGCGCGAGTCTGGTGATCTATGAGAATGCTGATCCGACGGCGAGAGCCGATCTCCACCGCTTTTTCGAGGATCTTGTCCCGGAGGATCATCCCAACCTCATCCATACGGCCGAGGGGGCGGATGATTCCACCAGTCATCTTCGCATGGCGCTGACTCGCACAAGCGAATCCATTCCAATCGCCGCGGGAAGCCTCCAACTCGGCACCTGGCAGGGGATTTATCTGTTTGAGCACCGCAGCGCTCCCCATCGTCGAACCATTGTGGTGAGTCTGATCGGGATCTAA
- the msrA gene encoding peptide-methionine (S)-S-oxide reductase MsrA has product MRPFFPAMLLSLFASSLFSPLMNANATPSPTPTSSVKTAMFGGGCFWCIDAVFQNLPGVIKITSGFAGGAKADPTYDQVCSGRTGHAEVIQITYDPAKVSYNQLLDLFWKAHDPTTLNRQGADSGTQYRSIILTATPEEAAEAQASKKKAQAQFDDPIVTEIAPLKTFYPAESYHQNYYQNNKDRNPYCQVVIAPKLKKLGLPQ; this is encoded by the coding sequence ATGAGACCCTTCTTTCCGGCAATGCTGCTTTCCCTCTTTGCTTCCAGCCTGTTTTCTCCACTCATGAACGCCAACGCCACTCCGTCGCCGACTCCCACCTCTTCAGTAAAGACCGCGATGTTCGGGGGAGGTTGTTTCTGGTGTATCGATGCCGTGTTCCAGAATCTACCCGGAGTCATCAAGATCACTTCCGGATTTGCGGGTGGTGCCAAAGCAGACCCGACCTATGATCAGGTCTGCAGTGGGCGCACCGGTCATGCCGAGGTGATCCAGATAACTTATGACCCAGCGAAGGTGAGTTACAACCAGCTGCTCGATCTCTTCTGGAAGGCACATGATCCGACGACGCTGAACCGTCAGGGGGCTGACTCTGGCACCCAGTACCGCTCCATCATTCTGACCGCCACACCGGAGGAGGCTGCTGAGGCCCAGGCATCGAAGAAGAAAGCACAGGCTCAGTTTGACGATCCGATTGTGACCGAGATTGCTCCTCTCAAAACCTTCTACCCAGCCGAGTCGTATCACCAGAACTACTACCAGAATAACAAGGATCGGAATCCGTACTGTCAGGTGGTGATCGCGCCGAAGCTCAAGAAGCTCGGGCTGCCCCAGTAA